In the Drosophila willistoni isolate 14030-0811.24 chromosome 3R, UCI_dwil_1.1, whole genome shotgun sequence genome, CATTGCTGTTGATTTACTTTGGATTAACTTGTGCTTCATttaacttcatttttttttatatataataatgacaataacaaaaacatattttttaagCTTTGCTCACTCATCCACTATTCCTTTATATCTTTCTATATCTCCTTCTACTCCTCCTTCATTcggggtgtgtgtgtgtgtgtgtgtgtgtgtgtgtgtagtacAACAAAAAGTCATATTAAAAATCATTCGCTTGTGAAGATCAAAAGCATTCTTTTTCACCGAAATGCCAGTAAGAATGATGATGGCAGGAGTGAATGCAGGGTGATGGTGCGGGTGTGACGGGGTAGGCGGGGACGGGGGGGTAAAAGTAAGTTAGCTGCCCTGCCGCCTCTCCCAAGTATTCAACCAAAAATGCATGGAACACACagaaatatacacacacatttctatatatatatacactcatatatacatatatatatatctgcctacctacacacacacacacacacacacacacacacacacacacatataaggACAGAGGATATGCCGTTTTAATCTTTTTATGCGCCGCGTTTATCTCTTtcggtctctctctctctctttctctctcactcactgtTATTACCTATCTCTTTGGCTCCTTTGTCTCTTTCTGTATTTATTTATGGTTTTTCGCATTCAACCACcaacatataaatattgtaCACATTGCTGTATaagtatgtgtatatgtgtgaggctgtgtgtgcatgtgtgtgtgtgcgagtatttattaaatattactGCTCTTATTTTACGCTTTGCTTTACTtggctttcttttttttattgcccatGAACTGCTGGTAAATTGGAGGTTGAAGGAGAAGCTCAtgctctttgtgtgtgtgtgtgtgtgtatgtgtgttatttgtttgtgtaatTGCCTTGTGGTTGTCCTTATTGCAGATGGCCTCTTGCCACGTTGTCCTTGCCacttttattaatattaataacgATTAATCAATAAGTTAAATTGAATccaatttttgtttgatcTCAAGATGGTTTAAGTTTTTACCTgttagtatatatattatataagcACGAAGTCCTTTTAATCTCAAGggacaaaatgaaaatgctttGCTGCCTTAAATATGTATTAAGGTTGCCTAAAGGTCGTCTTAAAATTATATGAAGGTTAAAGATGGAAATGCTATCAACGGACAACTTTATTAGGTTGAATACCCTGAACACAAACAGCTAACTAGATAAGAAATTATAACtagaaatataatttaaaagacaatatttgtttaaattcattcattgactttatttacattttcacCGCATAAATCATTCGTTAAATGATGCTCGATGCATTCATGTCCTACCCTCAGGCAGAGAAAGGACTGCAAGCTGCACCTGCATAATCGCATTTTACGCATTTTCCTTGAGATTTGTTCACGGTTGCCATTGCCCGCTAATCGTAACTTATTTGTGGACACAAATAAACCACCCCAACGATTTAGAGAGCGGTTGGAAGGGGTGGTTAGGCCCGAAACCGTTCTATTCCGCATCCTCATCAAGTGGCACAAATTACAGATCAAACATTGCAACAGCACGAGGGGTTGGCGGAGGGTTTTGACCATTTGTCAACGCGAGAACGTTGACAACAACATAACGTTTGGCAAATTAAATAGCGTAATAAAAAGGGtgacttaatttgtttttgcccAAAAGACCGTGGCAGAGCCTGTTTAGCTGTGAACACGTGTTTGTCTTCTAATAAAAATCCAACTCTCAATCCAATATATACATTCTATTGCCACAAGGACACTAATAACGTCCTCTgccttctttttttattaaaatttttactttGTTATTGTCAACCCTCTTGGCGCAACAATTAAGCGTATCATAAGATGAACCGACGGCAACTGGTGATTCCGATTTGGATTCAGATTAGATTTAAGTAGCTGATGATACACAAAGTGACGCGTGACGCTTGACGAGTGggtaatttgtttgttatttattgACAATTTAGGCAGGCAACATACGTTTATTCTAGCATATTAAAAAAGGACGCAGATGGAGTTTCTTAAGGACTCCAAGGGGATTGAGAGAAGAGCAAAGTCGAAATTAGACTTTTAAACATTAGCTCTAATATATTCAAAGTTTGATTCATTTAGTAAATAATGAGGTGTAAAACATTCTTTGATGACACTTTTGTTCCATTTTCAAAATATGCATATTTTTAAGAatacatttaaaacattttcgagtttattttaattaatatttacgTGGATATATGTTCATAAATTGATAATGCCTTTTCAGTTGGTTTTTCTTCAAACGCTTTTAAGATTAAATTTGGACTCAATCTTCTTAGGTATGTCAGGTCGAGATTGGATAttacttttcacttttattttcaCAGAAACTTTTCACAACTTTTCTCTTCCCTTTTTAGGGAGACTCTGATAATACATCATAAAATTTCCCGAAGGAAAGGAATTTCCTATCAGAAGTGTTCGTTGACAGAAATAAGAAACCAATCTTATATAAGAAAATGCAGATTAACATCTTAGTGACTAAGAAAATGTATCTTAAACTGCAGCTAGACAATAATAAGTTAATCAAACTAATTACACAGACAAATAGacaaactcacacacagacagaagACAGAAGTATAaagcaagtgaaaaagaagaaggatGGCAAATGTTTGCCAGTTTGCCAGTTAACAGCTATAAATTCCGTAAATTGGCCACATCCACTCGCACTACCCCCACAGCTCCTCCCCCTTTACAAACCAAATCCTTCCACAATCTGTGCCTTCAGTTAAGTATGTTGTTAGCAATGAAAAGGGTTGCACCCCCTGCCTTTTCGGCTTctcttgttgttttgttgtctgCTGCGTTGGAATTTATGAGAAACTTTTGTGACATGAACATGTTAATTGCCGCTCTctccctgtctctctctctctctcggccATTCCACCCTGCTCCATCCTTCAACCTGTCCTGCCGatcctttttgtgtgttgttttgtgCGTTGCCGTTGCCAAGCTTGAGCTTGAGGCTTAGAGATTTGCTTGTTTTTACACAAAGTTCTTAAAAATTGGCGCACGTTTGTTTCATTTgcctttttaattaaaaatcgtCTACCTATGCTACCATTGACCATTGGTCAGTTGCTGGTGCAAGAATAGATGCAAGTGCAGGGCCACAAGCTAGAGCTGGAGCAGGAGCACGAAAAGCTTTTCGTAAGCCGTCTAAATTGGATAAAGTGCTTGGCGGTGACTTGGTAACTGTCATGGAGCAAGAGAAATCGCTTATTGGTagtcatatatacatatatatttagatgTAACCAAAAAACATTACAAACTTTATTCATTAGTCACTTAAACCTATataaatgaaaactaaacttttctttttagtGTGGAACTTTTTAAAACAGAAGTTCTCctttatgaaattaaataaatcctaTTTCCAAAGAACTCAACTCTAAACTTGTAAGTTacttaaaataaagtttttatacccttgcagagattattataaaattggtcagatgtttgtaacgcagagaaggagacgtttccgatcgtataaagtatatataatattcttGATAAGCATgcgaagctgagtcgatatagccatgtccgtctgtccctctagaagaaacattttcataaaaattggagtatccccacgaaatttactaatatgatagtattggatataaaacctcaaatcccaaaatttgtctgatcggataaatagaacacaagttacagtcaatataaatcggttcaaacgctgccgacAGCGCTGCTTGCCGCCTACTACGTGCTTTGCTtggggaatgatggaagaagaaaaaattttaataaaaaaagtaataatgttttgtttgtgtattgatgaattgagttgcaggaaaataaattttaatatgtaaaaatattattgccaaggactgcaagggtataaaaacttcggcatagtcgaagttagcttctttgatattttatacTCGAACACCTTCACTGACGGCCAATCAATTGAAGCGCTATATCATTGTCCATTTTATTCCGTTTAACTTCAAAGatttaaaagatataaaaaaaaaaaaattgtgaatataaataatttttaaaaccTTACTATATGAATAGCATATGAATGCGTTGCCTAAACATTTAaaatccattttttttcttaagaGTCTAATTAATTGATATAAAAAGGATTAACAAATTCTTCTAATGTTTATGGATATAGATGGATCTTAGCTCAATCTAAGAACCTACTTTGTCTTcctcattatcatcatcatttcgATCACCTTTAATCAAATCTTTGCCATAATAGGCTGTTATTGCCACCATCCGTGTGTCCAAAAAATTATGCTCCACCTCACATTGCTGACCGGCCGCACCAGTTAAGGCAATTACCTGCTTCATATTGGCATTTCGTGGCAGAAAGAAACCAACGTTTGAGGACAATTGTCGTGCACAATTCATCAATTCGGTGGCACCGACTGGCAATAGATTTAGCTCAATGTCGAAATTCGCATGCTTTAAATATTCCGGACCACCCCAGGGTGGACTTAAAAATACCATATTCGGTTTCAAGAGCGTACTTTTGGCAAATTGTAAGAAATCGGCATGaatgaattcaattttatGATCAACATTGTAGATTTTAGCATTATGCTTCGCCATGGCCAGTTTCTGAGCATCAATATCAATGGCTATGACCCTTTGGCAGGTGAGGGCGAATTGTATGGCATTGCCGCCGCAACCACAGAAGGCATCAACAATTAAATCACAGGCCAGACGATTGGCCGTCTGTTTTGCTATCCTCTCAGGAGTCACGGAGAACCAGCTTTCACGGTCCAATCGGATACCCTGATCAAAGCGAGAAAACAAAGAGAATCGTTTGAACCAATATTTCTTCAAAGGGTTTTCATCTTGCATGAATTGTGGAATGTTGGATATATCCcggatttttttctttaactcCTTAGCCTTAAGCCATTTATCCTTTCTCGTACGatgcaaaaatttattttcgttAGGCATGATTATTGATGATGTTTCGGAGTCAATGTCCTGAAGGGTTTCTTGTCGAGCTTTTTGTTGCCGTTGTGTGCCAAATGCAGTGGGTAATCCCATTAATTTCAATTGATGTTCctcatccacatccacatccgAAGTGAAGTCGTCTGTGGGATGATTGTTCTCTTCCTCGATTTCTGTTTCAATATTCTCAAGTTCTAGGTTCTCAAAAGTTTGACCTACATCCTCTATCctttcatcatcattatcactTTCTAATGAATGTATAAACCTTAGTTGATAATTCTCAAACGCGCATGAAAATATATGCCAAAATTGTCCACTGACTGTTGTAGAATGTTCCTCCCAAAGTTCCTGCCAATTGGCCCTTTCCTCACTGGTGGCTACGTCTATTTCCTCTTGAAATGTTGGATACAAAGTGTGCCATTTCTTTTCTAATAGTTGATGGCCCTCGCCGTGCCAAAAATCCAGCCAGCCTAAGTTTTGAATTTCTTCCCACTTTATGTCATCTAATTCAAGATTCTGTCCCTTGACAAAGTTCTGTCTAAATGTATAAAATTGTGGATTGGTTCTGGATGTGGTCAAATAGTGTAGGTTCATCTCTTATTGGTTTGAATCTAACATTCTTAGCTCTAGCTTTCTTTGTATTAATTCACTGGCCAATTCTATGCGTTTCGCATACCATACATTAATTGCCGGCTTATACGTTCTATGTATATTCTCTAGGAATTCTATTTGCTGAGCTACGTTTAGTTTGCTTAGAGTCTCGTGAATGAAGCGTGTGGATAGCTTAGGAGATGTGGGTTTCTCTAGATTGAAGAGTAGCACTTCTCCCCGCAAAATGCACAAATTTCTGTGGGTCAAAGGCTCCCCATAAACCTTATCGTAATGAAAGTCCAAAAGCAGCACTGAAATTGTTCCAGTCGACAATCTATATTCCCTGCAGACAAGTAATAGTATTTAATAGATTTAGTATAATTATAGATTTAGAAGTCCAAATGAGCGCTTACCTTGGCATATGTTCTATGAGCACGTTTTCCAAACAGATGACCTCAGTCTCGGAGCTGAAACGTCCAATCACTGCAACTTTGCCGTAGTGCAGCTCCCGATAGTCCTTTTCCAAGGCTAACTCTTCAATAAGTTGAAGCTTGAAGTAGTCACAATATATAGGTGGATTTGCTTTGTTGTCTAATTCGCTggtcatcacaaacaaaagcaaagagaattgtaattttttttttttctcaatgTTTACGTTTTTAACAGAGTGCTCTGTTACATGACTGTCTCGTTTTGAGCAAAAATGTTAATGTCAGTGTTGCAAAACGTTAAGCAATAGTGTTGGCGTggtcaaaaagaaaacacaaacaaGCGGCGTTGTTTTAGAAATTTCTGCAcacaattaataaatattttaagtaaAAACTAAGTTATATTATTTCAAAATGTCTTTTATGAACCCCGTAGATATGGTGGATGAGGATGCCGCCGACTTACAGTTTCCCAAAGGTAATGCATCTCACATGAGTAAAACTAACCGCCAAT is a window encoding:
- the LOC26530157 gene encoding uncharacterized protein LOC26530157, with protein sequence MTSELDNKANPPIYCDYFKLQLIEELALEKDYRELHYGKVAVIGRFSSETEVICLENVLIEHMPREYRLSTGTISVLLLDFHYDKVYGEPLTHRNLCILRGEVLLFNLEKPTSPKLSTRFIHETLSKLNVAQQIEFLENIHRTYKPAINVWYAKRIELASELIQRKLELRMLDSNQ
- the LOC6649767 gene encoding trimethylguanosine synthase, whose translation is MNLHYLTTSRTNPQFYTFRQNFVKGQNLELDDIKWEEIQNLGWLDFWHGEGHQLLEKKWHTLYPTFQEEIDVATSEERANWQELWEEHSTTVSGQFWHIFSCAFENYQLRFIHSLESDNDDERIEDVGQTFENLELENIETEIEEENNHPTDDFTSDVDVDEEHQLKLMGLPTAFGTQRQQKARQETLQDIDSETSSIIMPNENKFLHRTRKDKWLKAKELKKKIRDISNIPQFMQDENPLKKYWFKRFSLFSRFDQGIRLDRESWFSVTPERIAKQTANRLACDLIVDAFCGCGGNAIQFALTCQRVIAIDIDAQKLAMAKHNAKIYNVDHKIEFIHADFLQFAKSTLLKPNMVFLSPPWGGPEYLKHANFDIELNLLPVGATELMNCARQLSSNVGFFLPRNANMKQVIALTGAAGQQCEVEHNFLDTRMVAITAYYGKDLIKGDRNDDDNEEDKVGS